One Drechmeria coniospora strain ARSEF 6962 chromosome 01, whole genome shotgun sequence genomic region harbors:
- a CDS encoding GPI anchored protein, with amino-acid sequence MAPLSSILLLQTSFLVLASHAAASQQQKQQQLLAAIKKLSPDSNEKLFPEHLSFAPLTVFPREAAQFFAYDNDDDEDLQLNETARFFLPAFARHQDDGEPGLLRRAAEALTLLQRQASCPVGMKSCADQGAPNKCCQEGTYCAGVADANVGQVACCPLGTGCTGGVGSCPSDATSCSSELGGGCCIPGFVCQGAGCVPSASATTTAAAASPSSTMASTTSTTTSNIAAGSPPWRPTGSPETTTAWTSGESATQSGCPTGFYGCLATHGGGCCRTDRQCQTSSCPPAPLTTMVANGVTIVVPVGDVPRPTATTTCANGWFMCGSEAGPVAGCCPSGYSCGTASCFTAQASQTGSRPKLVPGQSAASRAGAAAAGMLLLGPALGACLVMMHALWW; translated from the exons ATGGCGCCCCTGTCATCCATTCTCCTTCTCCAAACCTCGTTCCTCGTGCTCGCGTCACATGCGGCGGCAAGTCAGCaacagaagcagcagcagctcctgGCAGCCATCAAGAAGCTTTCGCCCGACTCCAACGAGAAGCTCTTCCCCGAGCACCTCTCCTTCGCTCCCCTTACCGTCTTTCCCCGCGAAGCAGCGCAATTCTTCGCCtacgacaacgacgacgacgaagacttGCAGCTCAACGAGACGGCACGGTTCTTTCTCCCGGCGTTTGCTCGTCATCAAGATGACGGCGAGCCGGGCCTGCTGAGGCGGGCGGCAGAGGCCTTGACCCTTCTGCAAAGGCAGGCAAGCTGTCCCGTGGGCATGAAGAGCTGCGCCGACCAGGGCGCTCCGAACAAGTGCTGCCAAGAGGGCACCTACTGCGCCGGCGTGGCCGATGCGAATGTCGGGCAGGTGGCATGCTGCCCGCTGGGGACGGGATGCACCGGAGGCGTCGGGAGCTGCCCGTCGGATGCGACGAGCTGTTCgtccgagctcggcggcggatgcTGCATACCCGGCTTCGTATGCCAAGGTGCCGGCT GTGTTCCCAGCgcttcggcgacgaccaccgctgcggcggcgagcccgtcAAGCACGATGGCTTCGACGACATCCACCACCACGTCAAACATTGCCGCCGGCAGTCCCCCATGGCGCCCGACTGGGTCCCCcgaaacgacgacggcctggacGAGCGGCGAGTCGGCGACGCAGTCAGGCTGTCCCACCGGTTTCTACGGTTGTCTCGCCACCCACGGTGGAGGCTGTTGCCGCACCGATCGGCAATGTCAGACGTCCTCTTGCCCACCAGCCCCGTTGACGACCATGGTCGCCAACGGGGTCACCATCGTCGTGCCCGTCGGCGATGTGCCtaggccgacggcgacgaccacCTGCGCAAACGGTTGGTTCATGTGCGGCAGCGAGGCCGGCCCCGTCGCCGGATGCTGTCCGAGCGGCTACTCGTGCGGCACGGCGAGCTGCTTCACCGCCCAGGCGAGCCAGACGGGAAGCAGGCCGAAGCTGGTTCCCGGGCAGAGCGCAGCCTCTCGCGCTGGTGCAGCCGCAGCTGGCATGTTGCTTCTCGGTCCGGCTCTCGGGGCCTGCTTGGTGATGATGCATGCTCTCTGGTGGTGA
- a CDS encoding SNF2-related protein, giving the protein MRRLQLLQFHFHQPSIHVAISLTLLQMDDDQSVEDAVARLLASVQDDNKFENERVGSMPETSLDYVRTNDGAVDETWLDSSHETPVTSAPNLTPIDGDGNGNGNGDATGTLSDSTPERIPSRPSELSTGPPVEVEQPQSQALHRPPDSPVGRRIEVAIPDIPIEVRNEYVALTSEVVEHVAEMVPGSGEMQYVVEFTDGRRDLISVEELAVLENGVPALRQYKRNKMGGRKRKYGPDDEWDSDVEHADTDPMELDPDESSQSVTRPGRKLRVRESILQSHSSDDDDSDIVKSTSTRPPSTRNLRQRQPHQPNMYTISVKSGADLDDELATEPQQPSEGDDDEFQPVVSDIGITKGRRRNALQRARRMRAQPSRTRGHPRVTQAGAFADSDIEFEQPRRSSRATRNMVDMRDDALMDDDSFYLIDDRAQPAPKFASVREIFQPLPAESAFGTVHMGTCHTCGGSKHRGQLVHCQGCSLSYHKHCLGVRSVRDHLVTKIADDSFVLQCKFCINIHRKRDRNAPNGSRCQTCEAEGDACAPFSQRKTATQEEKLRVENGGTDPISPVSPALVNNEDVLLFRCVACHRGWHLDHLPRTGSEPIGTDVKAERLKDYMIDWQCNECSTQKHKIQRLVAWRPSQGVTDDAPRPAFESLTDDAKEYLVKWDTLSYFHCTWMPGPWIFGTTTAAMRTTFNKKAVQQDLLKLTDKEAIPDEYLIPDIIFNVRLNSTGSRAKPKEAELADVGNVGKVLVKFQGLGYDDVVWDEPPTKDMEELYDAFRDAYREYVQGRQFQHEATAKIRDRIRAFKAADFVEVTSQPGGLKRGKLMGYQIEGLNWLLSSYHAGRNVVLADEMGLGKTVQVVSLVTSLVQDKPKCWPFLIVVPNATCPNWRREFKQWAPDLRVVTYHGGRESQELAYKYELFPDESADMKAHVVIMSYDSAQDPKTRVLFKSVHWAGLVVDEGQRLKNDRNLLYLALRSMKIPFRLLLTGTPLQNNKRELFNLLQFIDDRQDAAALDMEYAVLDKETLPKLHEKIRPYFLRRTKAGVLKFLPPMAQIILPVSMTVIQEKLAKSIMAKNPQLIKAMFANGKMKSKDRSTLNNILIQLRKCFCHPFMYSEAIEERHHDPSVLHQNLVEASSKLLLLSIMLPKLKERGNRVLIFSQFLHQLDIMEDFLSGLGYQFRRLDGAMSSLEKQRRIDAFNAPDSPIFVFLLSTRAGGVGINLATADTVIIMDPDFNPHQDIQALSRAHRIGQKQKVLCFQLVTKDTVEERIMQVGRKKMALDHALIESMDDEEIAGDDLESILKHGAQALFSDDYQKTAIHYDGPSVDKLLDRSQMEQTKADEEGSAETQFTYARVWANEKQAFTEGLDMAEAEAPEPISSSVWDKILAQREEEARLEAEANREVLGRGGRRRNTINYKTSSTLENAAFLEGAVPDSDSSDEFAGGESADDSEDDDSAKKGKRRRPSKTHLKSPFGTPKKSDKEKPPNAVGQRQVYTSKGEPGQAKSRRSKSKPKPKSGPRPGETPARPSNAQEQEGPASFDARRHAAYNAAQGHAAFAYPPQAASSQASSIKAQFLHGPAPPPDGLTGWRPPGRPPNRPTNRQAIGAVFPAAPAVPVVNFGGNASGKGIAGSIPDGLPYYDDNVGRFPQHFSHEGEGRGGGQKRPFQGMTDPNVLYGDGTQPHAALSQPQPQPPPMLSYPTPHHPAPHSHPARRSLPAIFSPPIPPTSPGLSSPSAHQPGTWLRVGMRNGKPFLNSNGDFTEAQLRLAIDEVRHSTKSQEFKQQLLHFLLQQLRGIRTPQNGTKKS; this is encoded by the exons ATGCGCCGTTTGCAACTCCTGCAGTTCCACTTCCACcaaccatccatccatgtTGCCATTTCTCTGACCCTGCTGCAGATGGATGACGACCAGTCCGTAGAGGATGCGGTCGCGCGGCTCCTCGCGAGTGTCCAGGACGATAACAAGTTCGAGAACGAGCGAGTCGGATCGATGCCCGAGACGTCCTTGGACTATGTCCGCACCAacgatggtgccgtcgatgaaACATGGCTCGACAGCAGCCACGAAACCCCCGTCACTTCTGCGCCGAACCTGACGCCAATCGATGGCGACGGAAATGGCAACGGAAATGGCGATGCCACTGGTACTCTGTCGGACTCGACGCCAGAGCGAATCCCCAGTCGCCCTTCGGAGCTGTCAACCGGGCCgccggtcgaggtcgagcaaCCGCAGAGTCAAGCGCTCCATCGACCTCCCGATTCGCCAGTCGGCCGTCGTATCGAAGTTGCTATTCCTGATATTCCCATCGAGGTGCGCAATGAATACGTCGCACTCACCAGCGAGGTGGTTGAGCATGTCGCCGAAATGGTTCCTGGTTCGGGCGAGATGCAATATGTCGTCGAGTTCACCGACGGGAGACGAGACCTG ATCTCCGTAGAGGagcttgccgtccttgaaAACGGTGTTCCGGCGCTGCGTCAATACAAAAGGAACAAGATGGGTGGCCGAAAACGCAAGTATGGTCCCGATGACGAGTGGGATTCGGATGTCGAACACGCAGACACGGACCCCATGGAATTGGATCCCGACGAGAGCTCCCAGTCCGTCACACGCCCTGGCCGCAAGCTCCGCGTCCGAGAGTCGATTCTTCAGTCGCACTCTtcggatgacgacgacagcgacatCGTCAAGAGCACATCGACGAGACCTCCCTCCACCCGCAACCTGAGACAGCGGCAGCCACACCAGCCGAATATGTATACCATATCCGTCAAGAGCGGTgcggacctcgacgacgagctggccACCGAACCGCAGCAGCCCTCGGAaggagacgatgacgagttTCAACCGGTCGTCTCGGATATCGGCATCACCaaaggtcgacgacggaacgCCCTCCAGCGTGCGAGACGAATGCGCGCCCAGCCCTCCCGCACTCGAGGCCATCCACGGGTGACCCAGGCCGGCGCCTTTGCCGATTCCGACATCGAGTTTGAGCAGCCACGGCGGTCCtcgagagcgacgaggaaCATGGTCGACATGCGTGACGACGCCCTCATGGATGATGACTCCTTCTACCTCATCGACGACCGAGCGCAGCCGGCCCCAAAGTTTGCCTCCGTTCGAGAAATCTTCCAACCCTTGCCGGCGGAATCCGCTTTTGGCACGGTGCATATGGGCACCTGTCATACCTGCGGCGGCTCGAAGCATCGGGGCCAGCTTGTCCACTGCCAAGGATGCAGCCTGTCGTACCACAAACACTGCCTCGGCGTCCGGAGTGTCCGTGACCATCTTGTCACCAAGATCGCCGACGACAGTTTCGTGCTCCAATGCAAGTTCTGCATCAACATCCACCGGAAGAGGGACCGCAACGCCCCCAATGGCAGCAGGTGCCAGACCTGCGAAGCCGAAGGCGACGCTTGCGCCCCCTTTTCTCAGCGGAAGACGGCCACCCAGGAGGAGAAGCTGCGTGTCGAGAACGGTGGCACGGACCCCATCTCGCCCGTTTCCCCGGCCCTCGTCAACAATGAAGATGTCCTCCTCTTCCGCTGCGTCGCGTGCCACCGGGGCTGGCACCTCGACCACCTGCCCCGTACCGGCAGCGAACCGATAGGAACCGACGTCAAGGCCGAGAGGCTCAAGGACTACATGATCGACTGGCAGTGCAACGAATGCAGCACCCAGAAGCACAAGATCCAGCGCCTTGTTGCCTGGCGACCTTCCCAAGGCGtgaccgacgacgcccctCGGCCCGCTTTCGAGAGTCtgaccgacgacgccaaggaGTATCTCGTCAAGTGGGACACGCTTTCGTACTTCCACTGCACTTGGATGCCCGGCCCATGGATCTTCGGCACcaccacggcggccatgcgAACGACCTTCAACAAGAAGGCCGTCCAGCAGGATCTCCTGAAGCTCACCGACAAGGAAGCCATTCCCGACGAGTATCTCATCCCCGACATCATTTTCAACGTCAGACTGAACTCGACCGGCTCGAGAGCCAAACCAaaggaggccgagctcgccgacgtcggaaATGTCGGCAAGGTGCTCGTCAAGTTTCAGGGTCTCGGCTatgacgacgtcgtctgGGATGAACCTCCCACCAAGGACATGGAGGAGCTGTACGATGCGTTTCGAGATGCCTATCGCGAGTACGTTCAGGGCAGGCAATTCCAACACGAGGCGACCGCCAAGATTCGAGATCGCATCCGAGCCTTCAAGGCGGCCGACTTTGTCGAAGTCACGTCGCAGCCTGGCGGTCTCAAGCGAGGCAAGCTCATGGGCTACCAGATAGAAGGTCTCAACTGGCTCCTCAGCAGCTACCACGCAGGAAGGAACGTCGTCTTGGCCGACGAAATGGGCCTCGGGAAAACGGTGCAGGTCGTCAGTCTCGTGACGTCGCTCGTGCAGGACAAACCCAAG TGCTGGCCGTTCCTCATCGTCGTACCGAATGCCACTTGCCCGAACTGGCGTCGAGAGTTCAAGCAGTGGGCTCCCGATCTGCGCGTTGTGACCTACCACGGCGGTAGGGAGTCGCAAGAGCTcgcctacaagtacgagcTCTTCCCGGACGAATCGGCCGACATGAAGGCCCACGTCGTCATCATGTCGTACGACTCGGCCCAAGATCCGAAAACCAGAGTGCTTTTCAAGTCCGTGCACTGGGCCGGCCTGGTCGTGGACGAGGGGCAGCGGCTCAAGAACGACCGAAACCTGCTCTACCTGGCGCTGCGCTCCATGAAGATCCCCTTCCGTCTCCTGCTGACCGGCACGCCGTTGCAGAACAATAAGCGGGAGCTCTTCAACCTGCTGCAGTTCATCGACGACCGccaggatgccgccgccctggACATGGAATACGCCGTTCTCGACAAGGAGACGCTTCCCAAACTCCACGAGAAGATCCGCCCCTACTTTCTTCGCCGAACCAAGGCGGGCGTTCTCAAGTTCCTGCCACCCATGGCCCAAATCATTCTGCCCGTGAGCATGACGGTCATCCAGGAAAAGCTGGCCAAGAGCATCATGGCCAAGAACCCGCAGCTCATCAAAGCCATGTTTGCCAACGGCAAGATGAAGTCCAAGGACCGAAGCACGCTCAACAACATCTTGATCCAGTTGCGCAAATGCTTCTGCCACCCCTTCATGTACTCGGAAGCCATCGAGGAGCGGCACCACGATCCGTCCGTCCTTCACCAGAACCTCGTCGAAGCCTCGTCGAAGCTCCTCTTGCTGTCGATCATGCTCCCCAAGCTGAAGGAGCGTGGCAACCGCGTCCTCATCTTCAGCCAGTTCCTCCATCAGCTCGACATCATGGAAGACTTCCTTTCCGGACTCGGCTATCAGTTCCGAAGACTCGACGGTGCCATGTCGAGCCTGGAGAAGCAGCGGCGGATCGATGCCTTCAACGCCCCGGACTCGCCCATCTTCGTCTTCCTGCTGTCCACCcgggcgggcggcgtcggcatcaacCTGGCGACGGCTGACACCGTCATCATCATGGATCCCGACTTCAACCCCCACCAGGACATTCAAGCGCTGTCCCGAGCGCATCGGATCGGCCAGAAGCAAAAGGTTCTCTGCTTCCAGCTGGTGACGAAGGACACGGTGGAAGAACGGATCATGCAAGTGGGCCGCAAGAAGATGGCCCTCGACCACGCCCTGATCGAGagcatggacgacgaggagattgccggcgacgacttGGAGTCGATCCTGAAGCACGGCGCCCAAGCTCTGTTCAGCGACGACTACCAAAAGACGGCCATCCACTACGACGGGCCGTCGGTCGACAAGCTCCTGGACCGTTCCCAGATGGAGCAGACAAAGGCTGACGAAGAAGGTTCGGCGGAGACGCAGTTCACCTACGCTCGCGTGTGGGCCAACGAAAAGCAAGCCTTCACGGAAGGGCTAgacatggccgaggccgaagcgCCGGAGCCCATAAGCTCGAGCGTTTGGGACAAGATCCTCGCGCAAAGAGAGGAAGAGGCGCGGCTAGAAGCCGAGGCGAACAGGGAGGTCCTGGGACGAGGCGGTCGACGTCGAAAT ACAATCAACTACAAGACGAGCTCGACTTTGGAGAACGCGGCATTCCTCGAGGGTGCTGTCCCCGATTCGGACTCTTCCGATGAATTTGCAGGCGGCGAGTCGGCGGACGATTCGGAAGACGACGATTCGGCCAAAAAAGGTAAACGGCGTAGGCCATCCAAGACTCACCTCAAATCTCCATTCGGCACCCCCAAGAAGAGTGACAAAGAGAAACCG CCAaacgccgtcggccaacGGCAAGTCTACACCTCTAAAGGGGAGCCGGGCCAAGCAAAGTCCAGGCGGTCCAagtcgaagccgaagccgaagtcAGGACCAAGGCCAGGGGAGACTCCCGCGAGGCCCAGCAACGCCCAAGAACAAGAAGGTCCAGCCAGCTTCGACGCGAGGCGCCACGCAGCCTACAATGCCGCACAGGGGCACGCGGCTTTCGCCTACCCTCCCCAAGCCGCATCATCGCAAGCCAGCTCCATCAAGGCCCAGTTCCTCCACGGCCCAGCGCCCCCCCCCGATGGGCTCACCGGCTGGAGACCCCCCGGAAGGCCCCCCAACAGACCCACAAACAGACAAGCCATTGGCGCCGTGTTTCCTGCCGCCCCCGCCGTCCCCGTGGTCAATTTCGGCGGGAACGCCTCGGGGAAAGGCATCGCCGGCAGCATCCCCGACGGACTCCCCTACTACGACGACAACGTCGGTAGATTCCCTCAACACTTTTCTCATGAGGGTGAaggcagaggaggaggacaaAAGCGGCCCTTTCAAGGCATGACGGACCCGAATGTCCTGTACGGAGACGGGACTCAGCCTCATGCCGCCTTGTCGCAACCGCAGCCTCAACCTCCTCCCATGCTCTCGTACCCAACTCCTCATCATCCAGCACCTCATTCCCATCCAGCGCGTCGCTCTCTGCCAGCAATATTCTCCCCACCGATTCCCCCTACTTCTCCGGGGCTCTCCTCCCCCTCAGCCCACCAACCCGGCACTTGGCTACGGGTCGGTATGCGCAACGGCAAACCTTTCTTAAACAGCAATGGCGATTTCACAGAGGCCCAGCTGCGCCTTGCTATCGACGAAGTGCGGCATTCTACGAAGAGCCAGGAGTTCAAACAACAACTTCTACACTTCCTTCTCCAACAGCTGAGAGGCATACGAACCCCCCAGAACGGGACTAAAAAGTCGTGA
- a CDS encoding SUR7 protein, with amino-acid sequence MAGPEARRNTAVAASILYFVTIPFLVLVIIGNTNKSSSVLMDMYLFKLDVSQIIPIAVANAGLLNSVARSLGLHDFYQVGLWNFCEGYDAEGVTFCSRPVQFYWFNPVEILVSELLAGAKIALPAQVITVLGLLRIGSRLMYGCFMTGIVVNFLLIFASPLVIRTRWFTLLVGTFALVSAVVLNLAAIIATVISLAAKMAITAQDQLNLRAKLGLSMLVSMWIGAILTSIAFLLHAAMGCCCKPHRPLATAESSRTSPEVKKSDLSLSLPSFVRRRRNAAP; translated from the exons ATGGCAGGCCCCGAAGCTCGTCGCAACACGGCCGTTGCTGCCTCGATTCTCTACTTCGTCACCATAcccttcctcgtcctcgtcatcatcggaAACACCAACAAGTCGTCCTCGGTCCTCATGGACATGTACCTCTTCAAGCTCGACGTCTCCCAGATCAtccccatcgccgtcgccaacgcGGGCCTCCTCAACTCGGTCGCCCGGAGTCTCGGTTTGCATGACTTCTACCAGGTTGGTTTGTGGAACTTCTGCGAGGGCTACGATGCCGA AGGCGTGACCTTTTGCTCCCGGCCAGTGCAGTTCTACTGGTTCAACCCGGTCGAGATACTCGTGAGCGAGTTGCTGGCGGGCGCCAAGATTGCATTGCCCGCGCAGGTCATCACCGTCCTCGGTCTCCTCCGGATTGGCTCTCGACTCATGTACGGATGCTTCATgaccggcatcgtcgtcaacTTCCTCCTCATCTTCGCCTCTCCGCTCGTCATCCGAACACGCTGGTTCacgctgctcgtcggcaccttcgccctcgtctccgccgtcgtcctcaacctcgccgccatcatcgccaccgtcatcagcctcgccgccaagATGGCCATCACAGCCCAGGATCAGCTCAATCTCCGTGCCAAGTTGGGCCTGAGCATGCTTGTCTCCATGTGGATCGGTGCAATCCTCACCAGCATTGCATTCCTGCTGCACGCTGCCAtgggctgctgctgcaagCCTCATCGGCCACTGGCCACTGCCGAGTCGTCACGAACAAGCCCCGAGGTGAAGAAGAGCGACCTCTCTCTGTCTCTGCCCAGCTTCGTTCGCCGGAGACGAAATGCCGCCCCGTAG
- a CDS encoding glutathione-dependent formaldehyde-activating enzyme, producing MPLTGHCLCKAVTYKVDVDAPALTGYDHCDDCQRQSGSTYSLVAVVPKDKLTIQGPIKKWSGMGSSGKAVHRLFCSECGSPIAHDPDSAPEIIALKAGTFDMEIKKKLKPDTEIWTVSKLPFCQEKLAKPFTHMPQ from the exons ATGCCTCTCACGGGACACTGCCTCTGCAAGGCCGTCACCTacaaggtcgacgtcgacgcccccGCCCTCACCGGCTACGACCACTGCGATGACTGCCAGCGCCAGTCGGGCTCGACCTACT ccctcgtcgccgtcgtccccaAGGACAAGTTGACGATTCAGGGCCCCATCAAGAAGTGGTCCGGCATGGGCTCCTCCGGCAAGGCCGTCCATCGCCTCTTCTGCTCCGAGTGCGGCTCCCCGATCGCCCACGACCCCGACTCGGCACCCGAGATCATCGCCCTCAAGGCTGGCACCTTTGACATGGAAATCAAGAAGAAGCTCAAGCCG GACACGGAAATCTGGACCGTCAGCAAGTTGCCCTTCTGCCAGGAGAAGCTGGCCAAGCCTTTCACCCACATGCCGCAGTGA
- a CDS encoding Metallo-dependent hydrolase — translation MSRGLSTVQIRLLPTFSTLTVRVARTAARIKAQKLSGKADLDSSAPIIAIMPLGPFELPAAADFHVHLRDGPMSAAVVPTIRRGGVNTAYVMPNLVPPVTTVSQALEYKRRLEAIDPSINYLMTLYLHESITPDVVREAKEAGIVGIKSYPAGVTTNSSSGVLSYEPFYPVFKAMEDCGLILNLHGEIPSDQKQGITILNAESKFLPTLRSLHSLFPRLRIVLEHCSTKDAVEAVKACGSSVVGTLTCHHLFLTVDDWAGEVFSFCKPVAKTPEDRTALLQALVSSKGKFFLGTDSAPHDISAKKGQGKTAAGVFTQPYACQLIMTALEEAVERGEVSESDITQELLEGVLGGFGRTFYGIKDPSGQRIRLSKGQELISGNILGDGVEIVPFRSGQQTWTLEWI, via the exons ATGTCAAGAggcctaagtacagtaca GATCCGATTGCTGCCAACGTTTTCAACGTTGACTGTTCGCGTCGCCCGCACCGCCGCCAGGATCAAGGCACAAAAGCTCAGCGGCAAGGCGGATCTCGACTCGTCAGCAcccatcatcgccatcatgcCTCTCGGCCCCTTCGAGCTGCCCGCCGCGGCAGACTTTCACGTTCACCTCCGCGATGGCCCAATGTCTGCCGCTGTCGTGCCCACAATCCGTCGTGGAGGCGTGAACACAGCCTACGTGATGCCCAACCTCGTCCCTCCCGTCACCACCGTATCCCAGGCGCTCGAGTACAAGCGTcggctcgaggccatcgaccCGTCCATCAACTACCTCATGACCCTCTACCTGCACGAGTCCATCACCCCAGACGTCGTACGCGAGGCGAAggaggccggcatcgtcggcatcaagAGCTATCCCGCCGGCGTCACCACCAACTCGTCCTCCGGGGTCCTCTCGTATGAACCCTTTTATCCCGTCTTCAAGGCCATGGAGGACTGCGGCCTCATCCTCAACCTCCACGGCGAGATCCCGAGCGACCAGAAGCAGGGGATTACCATCTTGAACGCCGAGAGCAAGTTCCTCCCGACTCTGCGCTCCCTCCACAGCCTCTTCCCCCGGCTGAGGATCGTGCTGGAACACTGCTCAACcaaggatgccgtcgaggcggtGAAAGCCTGCGGGAGCAGTGTCGTTGGCACCCTGACCTGCCATCATCTCTTTCTCACCGTCGATGACTgggccggcgaggtg TTTTCGTTTTGTAAGCCGGTTGCCAAG ACCCCCGAGGACCGGACCGCGCTTCTGCAGGCCCTCGTCAGCAGCAAGGGGAAATTCTTCCTCGGCACTGACAGTGCCCCTCACGACATCAGCGCCAAGAAAGGACAGGGAAAGAcagccgccggcgtcttcaCCCAACCGTACGCTTGCCAGCTCATCATGACGGCCCTCGAGGAGGCTGTCGAGCGCGGTGAGGTCAGCGAGTCGGACATCACCCAAGAGTTGCTCGaaggcgtcctcggcggcttcggcagAACCTTTTACGGTATCAAGGATCCGTCCGGCCAGAGGATTCGGCTGTCAAAGGGCCAGGAGCTCATTTCTGGTAACATACtcggcgacggtgtcgagATCGTTCCTTTCCGGAGCGGGCAGCAGACGTGGACTCTCGAGTGGATTTAG
- a CDS encoding RNA methyltransferase translates to MMHGRQSRAAGSCRPLLCNFFLASPVTICLLPASVRLASLSAIHRGLRKSSQVRFDEESSRTRDGGRGRGRTSRALDGAANYRQQQKLRKKLDRKASADDEDEIGRQTRRKRFLDPEFSFGKKSLVYQLKHGNLKGKATSLNLPEPVRPAPSPAAGDAPRPSVSFSSRMSERAFAAKFQSARSPNDGDGGQPRTRWRTRAQTSDRLAARPSWSRSTRTNASSSRSGWRHKEEDAKGSKEAYDSTSGMSDTGGHEAVAPVNVKYTTAASQFLYGRSVVRAALEQARRKLYKLYLYGGDNRKESKETAMLTRLAERRAVPIQVVPREHQRLMDKMSMGRPHNGFVLETSPLPQLPVKALGKLEESPTRLGFHVQLDHQTKEEEAVNGTGTFIRRSTDVTPKPFVLLLNEILDPGNLGALLRTASYLGVDAVGITNRGSSALTAVVLKSAAGAAEEMTIFTVDSPVEFIDESRKAGWKTYAAVAPPERKLVKLHGRKFLSTDAIEQDGPLAHDPCILVLGNEGYGLSKAIKVAADHELSVPRFVEDSSVDSLNVSVAAGLLCHAFVKGPSKTDTKAVAVQRQARQGVHEGETLF, encoded by the coding sequence ATGATGCACGGCCGCCAATCAAGAGCCGCTGGCTCGTGCCGGCCACTCCTTTGCAacttcttcctcgcctcccccGTCACGATATGCCTCCTCCCCGCTTCAGTCCGACTGGCCAGCCTCTCGGCGATCCACAGAGGCCTTCGCAAATCGTCTCAGGTCCGGTTCGACGAAGAGTCGTCTCGTACCCGCGAcggtggtcgtggtcgtggccgAACCAGTAGGGCGCTCGACGGTGCTGCCAACTACCGCCAGCAGCAGAAGCTGAGGAAAAAGTTGGATCGCAAAgcctccgccgacgacgaggacgagatcgGACGACAGACTCGACGAAAGCGATTCCTTGATCCCGAATTCTCCTTTGGGAAAAAGAGCCTGGTCTACCAACTCAAACATGGAAATCTTAAGGGCAAGGCGACATCACTGAACCTGCCGGAGCCTGTACGACCAGCGCCCTCTCCTGCCGCCGGAGATGCTCCCCGCCCTTCCGTCTCGTTTTCTTCGCGTATGAGCGAAAGGGCGTTTGCGGCCAAGTTTCAGTCGGCTCGTTCtcccaacgacggcgacggcggccaaccTCGGACGCGGTGGCGCACCAGAGCTCAAACCTCCGACCGCCTGGCCGCGCGACCGTCATGGTCCCGATCCACTCGTACCAACGCATCCTCGTCCCGCTCAGGATGGCGCCacaaggaggaggatgccAAAGGCAGCAAGGAAGCGTACGACAGCACGTCGGGCATGTCTGACACTGGGGGTCACGAAGCCGTCGCCCCTGTGAACGTCAAGTatacgacggcggcgtcacaGTTTCTGTACGGCCGGTCCGTCGTCCGGGCTGCCCTGGAGCAGGCCAGGCGGAAACTGTACAAGCTCTACCTGTATGGCGGCGACAATCGCAAGGAATCCAAGGAGACGGCCATGTTGACGAGATTGGCGGAGCGGCGTGCCGTGCCGATTCAGGTCGTTCCTCGGGAGCATCAGCGGCTCATGGACAAGATGAGCATGGGACGGCCGCACAACGGCTTTGTCCTAGAGACGTCCCCACTTCCCCAACTACCTGTCAAGGCGTTGGGCAAGCTCGAGgagtcgccgacgaggttggGATTTCACGTCCAGCTAGATCATCAGACGAAAGAGGAGGAAGCCGTCAACGGCACGGGCACGTTCATCCGGCGATCGACGGACGTCACGCCGAAGCCGTTTGTGCTGCTGCTCAACGAAATACTGGATCCGGGCAACCTGGGCGCACTCCTGCGGACGGCGAGCTActtgggcgtcgacgccgtcggcatcacGAACCGCGGCTCCTCGGCCctcacggccgtcgtcctcaagtcggcggcgggcgcggcggAGGAGATGACGATATTTACCGTCGACTCGCCCGTCGAATTCATCGACGAGTCCAGGAAGGCAGGCTGGAAGACGTACGCGGCCGTGGCACCGCCGGAGCGGAAGCTCGTCAAGCTTCACGGCCGCAAGTTTCTCTCGACCGATGCCATAGAGCAGGATGGTCCTCTCGCGCACGACCCTTGCATTCTCGTGCTCGGCAACGAGGGGTACGGCTTGTCGAAGGCGATCAAGGTGGCTGCCGACCACGAGCTCTCGGTGCCGCGGTTCGTCGAGGACAGCAGCGTGGACAGCTTAAACGTCAGCGTCGCGGCAGGACTATTATGTCACGCGTTCGTGAAAGGGCCGTCCAAGACGGACACAAAAGCAGTCGCTGTCCAGCGTCAGGCTCGGCAAGGTGTCCATGAGGGTGAGACTTTGTTTTAA